The Blautia obeum ATCC 29174 region GAAGATCTTGCATACGACAGTGCTGCATATATGGAGGATGCTGTCTTTTCGGAATACGATGAAGACCGTGTAAAACTGCTTTTAAGCGAATATAAATCTGTATCGGCGATGATGTACTGGAATCTTCAGAATTATACTGTCAATACCGCAGCCTATTACCAGGCTGTTCCTAAACTTTCCTCTAATGGTAAACAGATGGTCAATCATGCTGTGACAATTGTGGGATGGGATGACAACTATAAGAAAGAAAACTTTATAGATGGTCCCAAGCCGAGCAGAAACGGTGCATGGATTGTCAAAAACAGCTATGGCACAGGCTTCGGTGACAAAGGCTATTTCTATATGGCCTATGACAATGCAACCTTTTCCAACCTGGTCTGCAATACTGCATCAACTTCAGAAGAATATAATAATAATTATTTTTATGATGGTGCTTCCGCAGGAACCGTTGTCTTTCCAGGTATTTCCAATGGATACTATGCTTCCAATATTTTTAAGGCAACCGCCGGAAAAGGAAAAGATGAAGAGCTCGGTGAGATCGTTACTGCAGTTCCACAGGATAATACTGATTTTCAGATTCAGATTTATACCGATCTGACGAATCCTTCTGATCCGACAAGCGGCACTCCTGCTTATGCCACACCAATGGAATATACGCAGGCCTTTGCCGGAATCCAGACCATTCGGCTTGAGAAGCCGGTGAAGATTCCACCGGGAACTCTCTACTCTGTTGTTCTTCAAATTCCGAACGGTTCTCAGAGATATTATCTGGAAAAAACAAGCAGCAGCAGTTCCTGGTTTACAACAGTTGCCGGTATTGATGCAAATCAAAGTTTTTATTCCGCAGATGGAAAAAGATGGACAGATGCAGCCAAATCCGAGTATTGTTTCTCCATTAAGGCACATACCAGAACCCTGAGTACTTCGACAGTCGTAACTCCTGATCCTGACCCGGATGAAACACCGATTGTTTCTCCGGCAGTAACACCGGCAGTTAGTCCAGAAATAACTCCGGAAATTGAAATTCCAGATGACACACCGGATACACCGGAACCGACTCCTACCATGACACCAACACCGACTCCTGTAAGTCATCGGATTAATTACAATAAAAACAGCAGTCTTGGGGTCGGAAATATGCCTTCTGCATCTTCCGCACAGGAAAAACAGACTATTACAGTTGGAAATGCACCATATTGTAAAACCAGATTTTTTGCCGGATGGAATACCCGCTCCGATGGACGGGGAAAGAGCTACAGTCCGGGGCAGAAAATACAATTAAACCAGAATCTCACACTTTATGCCCAGTGGAATTTCACCTATGTTTCATCTGCAAGGCTGATTTACCGGGTTGTCGGAAAACAGGCAGTTACCTGCTATGGAACAACAAACAAAAGGATCACCAGGGCCAGCATTCCTTCAATAATCCGTTACAAAGGAATCACCTATCGCGTCACCTCAGTCTGGGCTAATGCCTTCAAAAACAAATCACGGCTCACCACTGTTTCCATCGGAAACAACGTCTCCGTGATCGGCAAGAATGCTTTCTATAAGTGCAAGAAGCTCAAAAAGGTTACCATCGGAACCGGCCTGACACAGATAAACTCCGGAGCTTTCCGCGGAGTCAAAAAGGGATGCACGATCACGATCAAAAGCTTAAAGCTTAAGAAGGTTTCCTCCAAGATCGACCAGTCCACCAGCAAGATGACCGTATGCGTTCCACGAAAGAAATACAAGGCATACAAAAAAATACTCTGGAAGAAATCCCGGACGGTAAAAATTAAAAAGTTTTAAACAGCAAAAAGGAACAGGGAAGATGAAATTTCATCTTCCCTGTTCCTTTTTGCTGTTTTCTTATTTCAGTGTAATCAGAAACTGATAGGTCGTATCCTTCTGAAGTTTCAGAATATCCTCCGTGCAAATGATCTCTCCGTTCTCCGATTTATACCATA contains the following coding sequences:
- a CDS encoding C1 family peptidase, producing the protein MHYHKSPKNRRVLALLLTGSLLFGGIPVYAGEYSNVELSAEDDGSDLTVDSDSAADMAASDDTVASEDTNLSIDATDSDVSTDEEGSSIAAANSDKENESDDFSSDDSQEVFSDGTVTDIDSELDYVLGRPMTDGEREAQLAMIPELTDMPVTDEVTSDLDIVPYALYPEEYNSAKEGLVTPVKNQSSTSLCWDFSLTSNIETSLLSRGLGYYDLSEEHLAYFWANRVNDPLANTPNDKITRTNADYHGTGNGQVASFFLSTWSGMTTEEKVPFSSTTKTWPEDLAYDSAAYMEDAVFSEYDEDRVKLLLSEYKSVSAMMYWNLQNYTVNTAAYYQAVPKLSSNGKQMVNHAVTIVGWDDNYKKENFIDGPKPSRNGAWIVKNSYGTGFGDKGYFYMAYDNATFSNLVCNTASTSEEYNNNYFYDGASAGTVVFPGISNGYYASNIFKATAGKGKDEELGEIVTAVPQDNTDFQIQIYTDLTNPSDPTSGTPAYATPMEYTQAFAGIQTIRLEKPVKIPPGTLYSVVLQIPNGSQRYYLEKTSSSSSWFTTVAGIDANQSFYSADGKRWTDAAKSEYCFSIKAHTRTLSTSTVVTPDPDPDETPIVSPAVTPAVSPEITPEIEIPDDTPDTPEPTPTMTPTPTPVSHRINYNKNSSLGVGNMPSASSAQEKQTITVGNAPYCKTRFFAGWNTRSDGRGKSYSPGQKIQLNQNLTLYAQWNFTYVSSARLIYRVVGKQAVTCYGTTNKRITRASIPSIIRYKGITYRVTSVWANAFKNKSRLTTVSIGNNVSVIGKNAFYKCKKLKKVTIGTGLTQINSGAFRGVKKGCTITIKSLKLKKVSSKIDQSTSKMTVCVPRKKYKAYKKILWKKSRTVKIKKF